The following coding sequences are from one Candidatus Deferrimicrobium sp. window:
- a CDS encoding S8 family serine peptidase yields MRRRRAIPWGARPPGTPAGNGVRIVVVDSGVNPRHSHVGGRIDGASIYRGKDGAIHRGTDYHDTTGHGTAIAAVIRQVAPEADLFVLKIFNGALATTPDVLEGALGYALQAGARVVNLSLGMEMSANGPSLHALCRDAARAGIILVASERNGSKRASVPASYDEVIGVKGDGRLGEDALVYRRGDTCECLASPWPRSLPGLQRERNFRGNSFAAARVSGAIACLLEGFPDADLDTLREILREQYG; encoded by the coding sequence GTGCGTAGGCGGCGCGCGATCCCCTGGGGCGCCCGCCCTCCCGGTACGCCCGCAGGGAACGGGGTCCGCATCGTCGTCGTCGACTCGGGCGTCAATCCGCGGCACTCCCATGTCGGGGGCAGGATCGACGGAGCCAGCATCTATCGAGGCAAGGACGGAGCGATCCACCGGGGAACGGACTACCACGACACGACCGGCCACGGAACCGCCATCGCCGCGGTGATCCGTCAGGTGGCGCCGGAGGCCGATCTCTTCGTCCTCAAGATCTTTAACGGCGCTCTTGCGACGACGCCGGACGTACTCGAGGGGGCGTTGGGGTACGCCCTCCAGGCGGGAGCCCGGGTGGTGAATCTCAGTCTGGGGATGGAGATGTCGGCGAACGGACCTTCCCTGCACGCCCTTTGCCGCGACGCGGCGCGGGCGGGGATCATCTTGGTGGCGTCCGAGCGGAACGGATCGAAGAGGGCGAGCGTGCCGGCCTCGTACGACGAGGTCATCGGTGTGAAGGGGGACGGCCGGTTGGGGGAAGACGCATTAGTATACCGCCGGGGGGACACGTGCGAGTGTCTCGCCTCCCCGTGGCCCCGATCCCTGCCGGGTCTGCAGCGGGAGCGGAATTTCCGCGGAAACAGCTTTGCCGCCGCGAGGGTCTCGGGCGCGATCGCGTGCCTGCTGGAAGGGTTCCCCGACGCAGACCTGGACACCCTGAGGGAAATATTGAGGGAGCAGTACGGGTGA
- a CDS encoding ABC transporter ATP-binding protein, which translates to MTRRLSSLWRFVRPERRTLAVTFLFSLLGTGASLYAPLLTRRMVDDVILRSNWPAFPRLLATMVLFGAAGSVLGGFSSYLYTRGSSRILVAMRAALFEHLERAEMRFFARTRVGEIVARLNNDMVEVQGVLVDVPLAFVTSVVRLGIASAILISMSWSLFLIGNVLVPLGALGLWLTRDVITRMSRELREKNAAVGTHIIDTFTGIRLVRGSATEGQELQRFERENLSLVASVLRFQMVSSLSRGIPSFVLACSATLALLYGGYMVRDGAITVGTLVAFTAFQVQVISPIQNLLGQYVALRKGKASLARVFEFFDVPAEEDAEGAVAFTGAAKGIVFEGVTFAYGAEGRVLDGLSLEIPAGGTFALVGESGAGKSTLVDLLLRYYEPQGGEIRLDGVPLRRLRRATLRRKIALVSTDPYLFHGSLGENVRYGAADADDSKVADAIAKADLADLVRSLPKGLSTVVGERGVTLSDGQRQRVALARAFLRSPEILVLDEATSSLDLLSEERIRRAIQELMHGKTTLIVTHRVHAVRDADRIAVLENGRVSHIGTHAELAGRRGAYRSFLRVCGDGADGAGEGCRA; encoded by the coding sequence GTGACGCGGCGGCTGTCCTCCCTCTGGCGGTTCGTTCGTCCGGAGCGGCGAACCCTCGCCGTCACCTTTCTGTTCTCCCTCCTGGGCACGGGGGCGTCGCTGTACGCGCCTCTTCTCACGAGGAGGATGGTGGACGACGTCATCCTGCGCAGCAACTGGCCGGCGTTCCCCCGGCTGCTCGCCACCATGGTCCTGTTCGGCGCGGCCGGGTCGGTCCTCGGCGGTTTCAGCAGCTACCTCTACACTCGTGGGTCGTCGAGGATCCTCGTGGCCATGCGGGCCGCCCTCTTCGAACACCTCGAGCGCGCGGAGATGCGGTTCTTCGCACGGACCCGGGTCGGCGAGATCGTGGCGCGGCTGAACAACGACATGGTCGAGGTCCAGGGGGTCCTAGTCGACGTCCCGCTGGCATTCGTAACGAGCGTCGTCCGGCTCGGGATCGCCTCCGCGATCCTGATCTCGATGTCGTGGTCCCTCTTCCTCATCGGCAACGTGCTCGTTCCGTTGGGCGCGCTGGGCCTGTGGCTTACGCGGGACGTCATCACCCGGATGAGCCGGGAGCTGCGGGAAAAGAACGCCGCGGTCGGGACGCACATTATCGACACCTTCACGGGGATACGGCTGGTTCGCGGGAGCGCGACGGAAGGACAGGAGCTGCAAAGGTTCGAGCGGGAGAACCTGTCGCTGGTCGCCTCGGTCCTGCGGTTCCAGATGGTCTCCTCCCTGTCGCGCGGCATCCCCTCTTTCGTGCTGGCGTGCTCCGCCACCCTTGCCCTGCTGTACGGCGGCTACATGGTCCGCGACGGGGCGATTACCGTAGGGACCCTGGTCGCGTTCACCGCGTTCCAGGTCCAGGTGATCTCGCCGATCCAGAACTTGCTGGGACAGTACGTCGCCTTGCGGAAGGGGAAGGCGTCGCTGGCGCGGGTGTTCGAGTTCTTCGACGTGCCGGCGGAGGAGGACGCCGAGGGGGCGGTGGCGTTCACGGGAGCCGCGAAGGGGATCGTCTTCGAGGGAGTGACGTTCGCGTACGGGGCGGAAGGACGTGTCCTCGACGGGCTCTCCCTCGAGATCCCGGCGGGCGGAACGTTCGCCCTGGTCGGGGAGAGCGGTGCCGGGAAATCGACCCTCGTGGACCTGCTCCTCCGTTACTACGAGCCGCAAGGGGGGGAGATCCGGCTCGACGGTGTCCCCTTGAGGCGGCTTCGCCGCGCGACGCTTCGTCGGAAGATCGCGCTGGTCTCCACCGATCCGTACCTGTTCCACGGGTCCCTGGGGGAGAACGTCCGGTACGGCGCCGCGGATGCCGACGATTCGAAGGTCGCGGATGCCATCGCGAAGGCAGACCTCGCTGATCTCGTCCGTTCCTTGCCGAAAGGGCTTTCGACCGTCGTCGGGGAGCGCGGGGTCACGTTGTCCGACGGTCAGCGGCAGCGCGTGGCCCTCGCAAGGGCGTTCCTTCGCTCCCCGGAGATCCTGGTTCTCGACGAGGCGACCTCTTCCCTCGACCTCCTCTCCGAGGAGAGGATCCGACGGGCGATCCAGGAGCTGATGCACGGGAAGACGACGCTGATCGTGACCCACCGGGTTCACGCCGTGAGGGATGCGGACCGGATCGCCGTCCTCGAGAACGGCAGGGTCAGTCACATCGGCACCCATGCGGAACTGGCGGGGAGGCGGGGGGCGTACCGGTCGTTCCTGCGCGTCTGCGGCGACGGGGCGGACGGAGCGGGAGAGGGGTGCCGTGCGTAG
- a CDS encoding U32 family peptidase, whose protein sequence is MTRITVPVSHPKEVEMLAEGGAGEFYCGYVPPEWLERYGGAFWLNRRGPVAGNLLQRDDVSLLAERSHTRGIPVYVTFNAPYYTPEQQEFLLPLVGRLAEESGIDGVIVSDVGFLVELRRALPGLPVHASSVMASLNPGMVDFLTDLGANRVIFPRSLGIADISALCAAAAGRLETEAFVMNEGCVFEEGYCMTTHRSVGALCVQLPDVPHRVLPLTPDAAASLGGEDRQPAREMMGAFRDWVWFQNGCGNSVTDRGIPNGPCGLCALYDLAATGVTSLKISGRSSSGIRKLSSLRMVRLVLDLVEVGASREEAAREAVAIRDTPEFCNAGYMCYYRERAS, encoded by the coding sequence GTGACGAGGATCACCGTGCCGGTCAGCCACCCGAAAGAGGTGGAGATGCTCGCCGAGGGCGGGGCGGGGGAGTTCTACTGCGGTTACGTCCCGCCGGAATGGCTCGAGCGGTACGGGGGGGCGTTCTGGCTGAACCGCCGCGGCCCCGTGGCGGGGAACCTCCTCCAGCGCGACGACGTTTCGCTGCTGGCGGAGCGGTCGCACACGCGCGGCATTCCCGTGTATGTAACGTTCAACGCCCCGTACTACACCCCGGAACAGCAGGAATTCCTCCTCCCGCTCGTCGGTCGGCTCGCGGAGGAGTCCGGGATCGACGGCGTCATCGTCTCCGACGTCGGATTCCTCGTGGAGCTGCGACGCGCCTTGCCGGGCCTCCCCGTCCACGCAAGCTCCGTGATGGCATCGCTCAACCCCGGGATGGTCGACTTCCTCACGGATCTCGGCGCAAACCGCGTCATCTTCCCCCGCAGCCTCGGGATCGCCGACATCTCCGCGCTCTGCGCCGCCGCCGCGGGGCGGCTGGAGACGGAGGCGTTCGTCATGAACGAAGGGTGCGTGTTCGAGGAAGGGTATTGCATGACAACCCACCGAAGCGTGGGCGCGCTGTGCGTGCAGCTTCCGGACGTCCCGCATCGGGTCCTCCCGTTGACACCGGACGCCGCCGCGTCGCTCGGCGGAGAGGACCGCCAGCCGGCCCGCGAGATGATGGGCGCGTTCCGGGACTGGGTCTGGTTCCAGAACGGGTGCGGGAACTCGGTCACGGATCGGGGGATCCCGAACGGCCCGTGCGGGCTGTGCGCCCTGTACGACCTGGCCGCCACGGGGGTGACTTCCCTCAAGATCTCCGGCCGGAGCAGTTCCGGTATCCGGAAGCTTTCGAGCCTCCGGATGGTCCGCCTCGTCCTCGACCTGGTGGAAGTCGGCGCCTCGCGGGAGGAGGCGGCGCGCGAGGCGGTCGCGATCCGGGACACGCCCGAGTTCTGCAACGCGGGGTACATGTGCTACTACCGAGAGAGGGCGTCGTGA